Proteins from a single region of Starkeya sp. ORNL1:
- a CDS encoding DUF302 domain-containing protein, whose protein sequence is MLLRAGKIFTALAFVFTLAAGAASAGDGNGVVKVKSAYSIEETVARVKQDVATKGIPFLAEIDQSGLAAAAGIGLQPSRLLIFGNPPLGAQFLTSNPDAGLDWPVRLLVRQDEDGSVWLAYSDFAWIADRYAIRDRQAQFEMAASVIGSVTSSVASK, encoded by the coding sequence ATGTTGCTCAGGGCAGGAAAGATCTTCACGGCGCTCGCGTTCGTCTTCACCCTCGCGGCCGGCGCGGCATCCGCCGGCGACGGAAATGGCGTGGTGAAGGTCAAGAGCGCCTACTCCATCGAAGAGACGGTGGCGCGTGTGAAGCAGGACGTGGCGACCAAGGGGATTCCCTTCCTCGCCGAGATCGACCAGTCCGGCCTTGCCGCCGCGGCTGGCATCGGCTTGCAACCTTCCCGATTGCTGATCTTCGGCAACCCGCCGCTCGGCGCGCAGTTCCTGACCTCGAACCCGGATGCCGGGCTCGACTGGCCGGTGCGGCTCTTGGTGCGCCAGGACGAAGACGGATCGGTCTGGCTTGCCTATTCCGACTTCGCCTGGATCGCCGATCGCTACGCCATCCGCGACCGGCAAGCGCAGTTCGAAATGGCCGCTTCGGTGATCGGCTCGGTCACCTCCAGCGTCGCGTCGAAATAG
- a CDS encoding IclR family transcriptional regulator, translated as MSGEVQSLTRGLAILEALTEFDVDGASLADIVSRTGLSPSTVHRLLATFVEGDYVLRGKDRNSYVLGHRIISVAGSVQLRTAHLRVLARPHLEEIAEQSGETANLVALDGRTSVYIDQAEGTRVLRMSIRVGSTFPANTSASAKAILAFQKSDDALRLIFDERRARRYTRRTIIDPDTFRADLKSTRDRGFAIEREEVEEGVSCIAAPILGPNAVAIAAISVPGPTTRILSPTPERLGALVMDHAARISRALQTRAPTKPAGARAKAENTGRTKE; from the coding sequence ATGTCCGGCGAGGTGCAGTCACTCACACGCGGCCTTGCGATACTGGAGGCGCTGACGGAATTCGACGTCGACGGCGCAAGCCTTGCCGACATCGTCTCGCGTACCGGCTTGTCGCCGAGCACCGTACATCGCCTGCTCGCCACCTTCGTCGAGGGCGACTATGTGCTGCGAGGCAAGGACCGCAATTCCTATGTGCTGGGCCACCGCATTATCAGCGTCGCTGGCTCGGTACAACTTCGCACGGCGCACCTGCGTGTCCTCGCCCGGCCGCATCTCGAGGAGATCGCCGAGCAGAGCGGGGAGACTGCTAATCTCGTCGCACTCGATGGCCGCACGTCGGTCTATATCGACCAGGCGGAAGGCACACGTGTACTGCGCATGTCAATTCGCGTCGGCAGCACATTTCCGGCGAACACCTCGGCGTCCGCCAAGGCCATACTTGCCTTCCAGAAATCCGACGATGCGCTGCGGCTGATCTTCGACGAGCGCCGTGCGAGGCGCTACACCAGGCGGACCATCATCGATCCGGACACCTTTCGCGCCGACCTGAAAAGTACCCGCGACCGCGGCTTCGCGATCGAACGCGAGGAGGTTGAAGAGGGGGTGAGTTGCATCGCCGCGCCAATTCTCGGACCGAACGCCGTGGCCATCGCCGCCATCAGCGTGCCGGGGCCGACGACGCGCATCCTTAGCCCGACGCCGGAACGGCTGGGCGCGCTGGTCATGGACCATGCAGCGAGAATATCGCGCGCCTTGCAGACGCGCGCGCCGACGAAACCTGCGGGTGCGCGCGCCAAGGCAGAAAACACAGGGAGAACCAAAGAATGA
- a CDS encoding patatin-like phospholipase family protein, translating to MNANDKSLHRTSARIPDVLAPASRRKGRPDAGQVVLVLQGGGALGAYQAGVYQAMHEAGIEPDWVIGTSIGAINASLIAGNEPAERLPRLKEFWDRIAHTPLFDVAAGVPWFGRTLPNWSTLTNGIAGFFKPNPLAFLGLHVPLSADAASYYSTKPLEQTLGELVDFSRLSKCAPRLTVGAANLHTSEMRYFDSRDSELTARHIMASGALPPAFPAIRIDGELYWDGGILSNTPVEAVFDDNPRRSSLIFAVHIWNPQGDEPESIWQVMHRQKEIQYSSRALSHIMRQKQIHRLRHIIAELAAKLPEEERGADAARELAAYGCLTQMHVVRLLAPRLDHEDHTKDIDFSHSGISSRWKAGYEDTMGVLDETPWEKPFDPLEGFHLHELRRLGVSST from the coding sequence ATGAATGCCAATGATAAAAGCCTCCACCGCACATCCGCGAGAATCCCGGACGTCCTTGCTCCTGCGAGCCGCCGCAAGGGCCGGCCGGACGCCGGTCAGGTGGTGCTCGTACTGCAAGGCGGCGGCGCGCTGGGCGCCTATCAGGCCGGCGTCTATCAGGCGATGCACGAGGCTGGCATCGAGCCGGACTGGGTCATCGGCACCTCGATCGGAGCCATCAATGCCAGCCTGATCGCTGGAAACGAGCCGGCCGAGCGGTTGCCACGGCTCAAGGAGTTCTGGGACCGGATCGCCCATACTCCCTTGTTCGACGTCGCCGCCGGGGTTCCCTGGTTTGGCCGAACCCTGCCGAACTGGAGCACCCTGACCAACGGCATTGCCGGCTTCTTCAAACCCAACCCCCTCGCCTTCCTCGGCCTGCACGTGCCGCTCTCGGCGGACGCCGCCAGCTATTATTCGACCAAGCCACTGGAACAAACCCTCGGTGAGCTGGTCGATTTCTCGCGGCTCTCGAAATGCGCGCCGCGGCTGACAGTCGGGGCAGCGAACCTGCACACCAGCGAGATGCGCTATTTCGACAGCCGCGACAGCGAACTGACGGCGCGGCACATCATGGCGTCCGGCGCCCTGCCCCCGGCCTTCCCGGCGATCCGGATCGACGGCGAGCTCTATTGGGACGGCGGCATCCTCTCGAATACGCCGGTTGAAGCGGTATTCGACGACAATCCGCGCCGCAGCTCGCTGATCTTCGCAGTTCACATCTGGAACCCGCAGGGCGACGAGCCGGAGAGCATCTGGCAGGTCATGCACCGCCAGAAGGAGATCCAGTATTCGAGCCGCGCGCTCAGCCACATCATGCGGCAGAAGCAGATCCACCGACTGCGCCACATCATAGCCGAGCTTGCCGCCAAGCTGCCGGAGGAAGAGCGGGGAGCCGATGCCGCCCGCGAACTCGCGGCATATGGCTGCCTGACCCAGATGCACGTGGTCCGGCTGCTCGCGCCGCGCCTCGACCATGAGGACCACACCAAGGACATTGATTTCAGCCATTCCGGCATAAGCAGCCGCTGGAAGGCCGGCTATGAGGACACCATGGGCGTCCTCGACGAGACGCCCTGGGAGAAGCCGTTCGATCCGCTGGAGGGCTTCCATCTGCACGAACTGCGGCGGTTGGGCGTGTCGTCGACCTGA
- a CDS encoding 3-hydroxybutyrate dehydrogenase, with translation MRMTPTESAYAPAGSLHGKVALITGSTSGIGLGIAHAFAQAGTRLVLNGLGPADEMERLRAGIEEQYGAQVLYSAADMSSPSSIEQMIGMTRETFGRIDILVNNAGIQHVAPLESFPVEKWDLILAINLSSAFHTTRLALKSMRENGWGRIINVASAHGLVASPFKSAYVAAKHAIVGLTKVTALEAAEDGVTCNAICPGYVYTPLVEAQIEGQAAAHNLPRERVVREVLLAQQPNKRFATVEQMGAIAVFLAGEGAASITGAALPADGGWTAH, from the coding sequence ATGCGCATGACCCCCACGGAAAGCGCCTACGCGCCGGCCGGCTCGCTGCACGGCAAGGTCGCCCTCATAACCGGCTCGACCAGTGGCATCGGGCTCGGTATCGCCCATGCCTTCGCGCAAGCCGGCACCCGCCTCGTGCTGAACGGGCTGGGGCCGGCCGACGAGATGGAGCGACTGCGCGCGGGCATCGAGGAACAATACGGCGCCCAAGTCCTCTATTCGGCGGCCGACATGTCGAGCCCCTCGTCGATCGAGCAGATGATCGGGATGACGCGGGAGACATTCGGGCGGATCGACATTCTCGTAAACAACGCGGGCATCCAGCATGTGGCGCCGCTGGAGAGCTTCCCGGTCGAAAAATGGGATCTCATCCTGGCAATCAATCTGTCCTCGGCCTTCCACACCACCCGACTGGCGCTGAAGTCGATGCGGGAGAATGGCTGGGGGCGCATCATCAATGTCGCCTCCGCGCACGGCCTCGTCGCATCGCCCTTTAAATCAGCCTACGTCGCAGCCAAGCACGCCATTGTCGGGCTGACCAAGGTCACCGCGCTCGAGGCTGCCGAAGATGGCGTCACCTGCAACGCGATCTGCCCAGGCTACGTCTACACGCCTCTGGTCGAGGCGCAGATCGAGGGCCAGGCGGCGGCCCACAATCTGCCGCGCGAGCGCGTGGTGCGCGAGGTGCTGCTGGCGCAGCAGCCGAACAAGCGGTTTGCCACGGTCGAGCAGATGGGCGCGATCGCGGTGTTCCTTGCCGGCGAAGGCGCCGCCTCCATCACCGGAGCGGCGCTGCCCGCAGACGGCGGCTGGACCGCTCATTAG
- a CDS encoding LysR family transcriptional regulator produces the protein MEMHQIRYFLAVSRTLNFTRAAEDCHVAQPSLTRAIKLLEAELGGDLFRRERNLTHLTEFGKRMLPLLGQCYESAMAAKKLATSIRSGSLVSLTLALSHTVSMALLIPALTELLRLFPQLELRFLRGTAAEIAEHLKKGDAALAVAGPLGESWERLDSWPLFSEAMEIVVSAADDSALPDEPASLRELARKRLLYRPYCEMAGLVDEHLLEGQVSWTDRYEVVSEQDLLQLVRSGLGVGILPKSTASGTEGLRWLHVDGFEIQRTISLYGVSGRERSAPAAALLKLLRARDWSAEVN, from the coding sequence ATGGAAATGCACCAGATCCGATACTTCCTGGCGGTGTCGCGCACGCTGAACTTCACGCGGGCGGCGGAAGACTGCCACGTCGCGCAGCCCTCGCTCACCCGGGCTATCAAGCTCCTGGAAGCCGAACTCGGCGGCGACCTGTTTCGGCGTGAACGCAACCTCACGCACCTCACCGAGTTCGGCAAACGCATGCTGCCGTTGCTCGGCCAGTGCTATGAAAGCGCGATGGCGGCGAAGAAGCTGGCAACCTCCATCCGCAGCGGCTCGCTGGTGTCGCTGACGCTTGCGCTATCACATACGGTGAGCATGGCGCTGCTGATCCCTGCCCTGACCGAGCTGCTGCGACTGTTTCCGCAGCTTGAGCTGCGCTTCCTGCGCGGCACCGCCGCGGAGATCGCGGAGCATCTCAAGAAGGGCGACGCCGCGCTCGCTGTGGCCGGGCCGCTTGGCGAAAGCTGGGAGCGGCTCGACAGCTGGCCGCTGTTCTCCGAGGCGATGGAGATCGTGGTCAGCGCCGCAGACGACTCGGCGCTGCCGGATGAGCCTGCCAGCCTGCGCGAGCTGGCGCGCAAGCGCCTGCTGTACCGTCCCTATTGCGAAATGGCCGGGCTGGTGGACGAACATCTGCTGGAGGGTCAGGTGTCCTGGACCGACCGCTATGAGGTGGTGAGCGAACAGGATCTGCTTCAGTTGGTCCGGTCCGGCCTCGGCGTCGGCATCCTGCCGAAAAGCACGGCCTCCGGGACCGAGGGCCTTCGCTGGCTTCATGTCGACGGCTTCGAAATCCAGCGCACCATATCGCTCTACGGCGTCTCGGGGCGCGAGAGATCGGCTCCGGCGGCCGCGCTGCTCAAGCTGCTTCGAGCGCGGGACTGGTCGGCAGAGGTGAACTGA
- a CDS encoding 3-oxoacyl-ACP reductase family protein, with product MMQRVIVLTGAGRGIGLAAARRFALAGDLLVLNDVKFSDEALALETTAREYGGDVIFLAGDVSDPSEVTTLVATAEGRHGRVDVLVNNAGVLLSKPTIETTMEDWIRIISINLTGTWNCLHAVLPGMVARRAGRIINVSSELGLIGFPTYAAYCASKGGVIAMTKALAKEVAPLGVLVNSVAPGPIETDMLKFDTIEFNDETREQIPLRRFGQPDEIAAAIEFLAGPGGSYMVGQILSPNGGTAI from the coding sequence ATGATGCAGAGAGTTATCGTCCTCACCGGCGCCGGGCGCGGAATTGGTCTCGCAGCGGCCAGACGGTTCGCGCTCGCCGGTGATCTGCTCGTCCTCAACGACGTTAAATTCAGCGACGAGGCACTCGCGTTGGAGACCACGGCACGCGAGTACGGCGGCGACGTGATCTTCCTTGCCGGAGACGTCTCCGACCCCAGCGAGGTTACGACTCTTGTCGCCACCGCCGAGGGCCGGCATGGGCGGGTCGATGTGCTGGTCAACAATGCCGGCGTACTGCTGTCGAAGCCCACCATCGAGACCACGATGGAGGATTGGATACGCATCATATCAATCAATCTTACCGGCACTTGGAATTGCCTGCATGCGGTGCTTCCGGGAATGGTGGCGCGGCGAGCGGGACGAATCATCAACGTCTCCTCCGAGCTCGGCCTGATCGGCTTTCCAACCTACGCCGCCTATTGCGCTTCAAAGGGCGGCGTCATCGCCATGACCAAGGCCCTGGCGAAGGAGGTCGCGCCACTCGGTGTACTGGTCAATTCGGTTGCTCCCGGCCCGATCGAGACGGACATGCTGAAATTCGACACCATCGAGTTCAACGACGAGACCCGCGAACAGATTCCGCTGCGCCGCTTCGGCCAACCGGACGAGATCGCCGCCGCGATCGAGTTTCTCGCCGGTCCAGGCGGCAGCTACATGGTGGGGCAGATCCTCAGTCCGAATGGTGGAACCGCCATCTAG
- a CDS encoding NAD(P)-dependent oxidoreductase, translating to MTATLVTGGMGYSGRAIVRQLAKQGVRVVNYNRDYSELATDLITPVQGELYDIPRLVRTIQTYGVDRIIHTAAMSHPDLSIDLPITTVAANIDGTVSLMEAMRLAGITRLVNFSSETVYGNHAGPIYETSPAKPTTPYGVTKVAVEHFGRVYNELYGLQTLALRFTEVYGPGNRMPQILRDIVKTVLRGKPYRMESGADHLFHFIHVEDVAKAAILAAKADKPNGYVFNVFGDRCWTLAETAVLLRKLIPDAQIDIGPGYCHLDRQGPWDQSAAKREFGYAATFALEDGLTSYIEWLRDNEY from the coding sequence ATGACAGCCACGCTCGTCACTGGCGGCATGGGCTATAGCGGCCGCGCCATCGTACGCCAACTCGCAAAACAGGGCGTCCGCGTCGTCAACTACAATCGCGACTATTCAGAGCTGGCGACCGACCTGATCACCCCTGTGCAAGGCGAATTGTACGATATCCCCCGTCTGGTCCGGACCATTCAGACATACGGCGTCGATCGCATCATCCATACCGCTGCGATGTCCCACCCGGACCTGTCGATCGACCTCCCGATCACCACCGTCGCCGCAAACATCGACGGCACCGTAAGTCTGATGGAAGCAATGCGGCTCGCGGGGATCACTCGACTGGTAAATTTTTCGTCCGAAACAGTCTACGGAAACCATGCCGGGCCGATCTACGAGACCTCTCCAGCAAAACCTACCACGCCCTATGGCGTAACCAAGGTAGCCGTCGAGCATTTCGGCAGGGTATACAATGAGCTTTACGGATTGCAGACGCTCGCCTTGCGCTTCACCGAAGTGTACGGCCCAGGAAATCGCATGCCGCAAATACTACGCGATATCGTCAAAACGGTATTGCGCGGAAAGCCCTATCGGATGGAAAGTGGTGCTGACCACCTGTTCCATTTCATCCATGTCGAGGACGTCGCCAAGGCGGCGATTCTCGCGGCAAAGGCCGACAAGCCCAACGGTTATGTCTTCAACGTCTTCGGCGACCGCTGCTGGACATTGGCCGAGACAGCGGTCCTGCTCCGCAAGCTGATCCCGGACGCACAAATCGACATCGGGCCCGGCTATTGCCATCTCGATCGCCAAGGCCCCTGGGACCAGTCCGCAGCGAAGCGGGAATTTGGCTATGCGGCCACATTTGCGCTCGAGGACGGCCTCACGAGCTATATCGAGTGGTTGCGCGATAATGAATACTGA
- a CDS encoding cupin domain-containing protein: MTKTLSLAQRHSDFARSGLAIVALLGAFLVPSIADAGQCPTGKQVTDAIKPVDHAAKGVTDTVLSSIDLAKEPAAIQDRKLRLRKLVIQPNGVVPWHSHGDRPAIIYVVQGDVTEYASNCAVPIMHKAGESTAETHATSHWWKNTGRETAILLSADVLHDESDHNM; the protein is encoded by the coding sequence ATGACGAAGACACTCTCGCTGGCCCAGAGACACTCGGATTTCGCCCGCTCGGGTCTCGCTATCGTGGCGCTACTCGGCGCTTTCCTGGTTCCCAGCATCGCCGACGCCGGCCAATGCCCTACGGGCAAGCAGGTCACCGACGCGATCAAGCCGGTCGACCACGCTGCCAAGGGCGTGACCGACACCGTGTTGTCCTCGATCGACCTCGCCAAGGAGCCCGCGGCGATCCAGGACCGCAAGCTGCGCCTGCGCAAGCTGGTGATCCAGCCGAACGGCGTCGTTCCCTGGCACAGCCACGGCGACCGCCCGGCCATCATCTACGTCGTCCAGGGCGACGTGACCGAATATGCCAGCAATTGCGCGGTGCCGATCATGCACAAGGCTGGCGAGTCGACCGCCGAGACCCATGCGACGTCGCACTGGTGGAAGAACACCGGGCGCGAGACGGCCATCCTTCTCTCCGCGGACGTCCTCCACGACGAGAGCGACCACAATATGTGA
- a CDS encoding DUF692 domain-containing protein translates to MIPVLDPLSTNRARRRLPNRAGASLKPEHVDHILSRGADIGFFEVHAENYMGEGGLPHAQLAAIRERYPLSLHGVGLSIGSPGRLDREHLRRLRRLIDRYQPETFSEHLAWSSHGDIFLNDLLPLPYTRRTLKCVADHVDEVQETLGRPMLLENPSTYLVFEESDIIETNFLREISERTGCGLLLDVSNVLISAANHDTSPEDYIDHFPLERVGEIHLAGHEVAEDGAGRPLLIDTHDRPVADVVWQLYARAIRRAGARPTLIEWDAELPSWPVLAEEAALADAVMLAALPAGTL, encoded by the coding sequence ATGATTCCCGTCCTTGATCCCTTGAGCACGAACCGCGCCCGCCGCCGGTTGCCGAACCGGGCTGGCGCCAGCCTGAAGCCGGAGCACGTCGACCACATATTGAGCCGCGGCGCGGACATCGGCTTCTTCGAGGTCCATGCCGAGAACTATATGGGTGAGGGCGGTCTGCCCCATGCCCAGCTCGCCGCCATCCGCGAGCGCTACCCGCTATCCCTGCACGGCGTCGGTCTTTCGATCGGGAGCCCGGGACGCCTCGACAGGGAGCATTTGCGGCGTCTGCGCCGGCTCATCGACCGCTATCAGCCCGAGACGTTCTCCGAGCATCTCGCCTGGTCGAGCCATGGCGACATCTTCCTCAACGACCTGCTGCCGCTGCCCTATACACGGCGGACACTGAAATGCGTCGCCGACCATGTCGACGAGGTCCAGGAGACGTTGGGGCGGCCGATGCTGCTGGAGAACCCCTCGACCTATCTGGTGTTCGAGGAGAGCGACATCATTGAAACCAACTTCCTGCGGGAGATTTCGGAGCGCACGGGCTGCGGACTGCTGCTCGATGTTTCCAACGTTCTCATCTCGGCGGCCAATCACGACACCTCGCCAGAGGACTATATCGACCACTTCCCACTGGAGCGGGTCGGCGAAATTCATCTGGCCGGCCATGAGGTGGCGGAGGACGGTGCTGGTCGGCCCTTGCTGATCGACACGCATGACCGGCCGGTCGCGGACGTGGTCTGGCAGCTCTATGCGCGGGCGATCCGTCGCGCCGGGGCACGGCCGACTCTGATCGAATGGGATGCCGAGCTGCCATCCTGGCCAGTGCTGGCGGAGGAAGCGGCCCTGGCGGACGCCGTGATGCTGGCCGCCTTGCCGGCCGGCACGCTGTGA
- a CDS encoding DUF2282 domain-containing protein: MTTKLTTSLALAGVLAGAVTLLAQPAKADDASKEKCFGVSLAGKNDCAAGPGTSCAGTNKVDYNGVSWKLVPKGTCLTMATPFGPGSLTAIKRPS; encoded by the coding sequence ATGACCACGAAACTCACCACCTCCCTTGCCCTCGCCGGCGTGCTCGCCGGCGCGGTTACGCTGCTCGCGCAGCCTGCCAAGGCCGATGACGCTTCCAAGGAGAAGTGCTTCGGCGTGTCGCTTGCTGGCAAGAACGACTGCGCCGCCGGGCCCGGCACGAGCTGCGCCGGCACCAACAAGGTCGACTATAACGGGGTGTCCTGGAAGCTGGTGCCCAAGGGTACTTGCCTGACCATGGCCACCCCCTTTGGACCGGGCTCCCTGACCGCCATCAAGCGGCCGAGCTGA
- a CDS encoding APC family permease → MSTSADGPFEGGGALQGAAELIADPQQHRFRKSLGVWHVVGLAMADVSPTMAVLLLTAGVVSLSGTFTIGACLLLSGIVVLIALCLGELSSRNPSAGGMYSIVRETLPAPIAWITLLNYVLQGVFIPASLTLGIAIFVKDLFPQLPIGNEVIALVALGGAGLIALTRVEVGAWTTAAMVVVEVAVLGLITIAALLNWNQNLVEVTMAPVHLVDGALIPVTFAVAITALAPAFNIINGYDAALGFSEEMHDGARTIGKAVVIAALLASILITVPFTAAVVAAPDLKEFLSSATPVVYSVEKALGPYAKAIVDIGVIIALFNGALSLIMYFARGVFATGRDRLWPAAVNARVGSLNNHGVPAWGVIALVIPAVPLLFVNQLDWLIIFSGTMITAVYFCIGLAALWSRIKDKTSPRPFRMPLWPLPALIVTLFTGFALAQQETQFIVGELVLAAVALMLFALSKAWSTRPTRGA, encoded by the coding sequence ATGTCGACTAGCGCAGATGGCCCGTTCGAAGGCGGCGGCGCGCTCCAAGGCGCTGCGGAACTAATTGCGGATCCGCAACAGCATAGATTCCGCAAGTCATTGGGTGTGTGGCACGTCGTCGGCCTCGCCATGGCAGACGTTTCACCCACCATGGCGGTGCTTTTGCTTACCGCCGGCGTCGTCTCTCTTAGTGGGACCTTCACCATCGGTGCCTGTCTGCTCTTGAGCGGCATTGTTGTTCTTATCGCGCTGTGCCTTGGCGAGCTCTCATCGCGAAACCCCTCGGCTGGCGGTATGTATTCGATCGTCAGGGAAACGCTGCCGGCGCCGATCGCCTGGATCACCCTGCTGAACTACGTGCTGCAGGGCGTATTCATACCGGCGAGCCTGACGCTCGGCATCGCTATCTTCGTCAAGGACCTCTTCCCGCAGCTTCCCATCGGCAATGAGGTAATCGCCCTGGTCGCCCTCGGCGGCGCGGGCCTCATCGCGCTAACCCGTGTCGAGGTTGGAGCCTGGACCACGGCGGCTATGGTTGTCGTCGAAGTCGCCGTACTCGGCTTGATCACCATCGCGGCGCTTCTCAACTGGAACCAGAATCTAGTCGAAGTCACGATGGCGCCAGTCCATCTTGTCGACGGCGCGCTGATCCCGGTGACTTTCGCAGTCGCCATCACTGCGCTAGCGCCAGCGTTCAACATCATCAATGGCTACGATGCCGCGCTCGGCTTCTCCGAGGAGATGCATGACGGGGCGCGGACCATCGGCAAGGCCGTGGTCATCGCCGCGCTCCTCGCCAGCATCCTAATCACCGTGCCGTTCACTGCCGCGGTGGTCGCGGCGCCGGACCTCAAGGAATTCCTGTCGAGCGCCACGCCCGTGGTCTATTCCGTCGAAAAGGCGCTTGGACCCTATGCGAAGGCGATCGTCGACATCGGTGTCATCATCGCGCTGTTTAATGGTGCCTTGTCCTTGATCATGTATTTCGCACGCGGCGTGTTCGCCACCGGCCGCGACCGGCTTTGGCCGGCGGCGGTCAATGCGCGCGTAGGCTCCCTCAACAATCATGGCGTCCCGGCTTGGGGCGTGATCGCCTTGGTCATCCCGGCGGTCCCGCTGCTGTTCGTGAATCAGCTCGATTGGCTGATCATCTTCTCGGGCACAATGATCACGGCGGTCTATTTCTGCATCGGTCTTGCGGCCTTGTGGAGCCGTATCAAGGACAAGACCAGCCCGCGACCATTCCGTATGCCCCTCTGGCCGCTGCCGGCATTGATCGTGACCTTGTTCACGGGCTTCGCGCTGGCGCAGCAGGAGACACAATTCATCGTCGGTGAGTTGGTCCTCGCGGCTGTCGCCCTGATGCTGTTCGCACTCTCCAAGGCGTGGTCGACCCGCCCCACCCGTGGCGCGTGA
- a CDS encoding peroxiredoxin-like family protein, whose amino-acid sequence MARFSWAWVGSWAHCPASARAAEMLPASGFDRGPLLAVTVRLVHHPALTTAGDGTRCDVTSTRTLAEALAEIIAMNAPLGERLAAYAKALREVESPFAEEYDRLVERVRRGLVGADAPEPGDVMPPFLLLDSSGRMVGLDELLAEGPLVVSFNRGHWCPFCKIELTALAAARRDFDELGARTISIMPERQPFTGPLQASLGDRVLILTDMDNEYALSLGLVIWVGDAIRDLMIGWGPRLDEFQGNDTWFLPLPATFVVGRDGHVRARYVDADFRTRMEIADIVRALRSE is encoded by the coding sequence ATGGCGCGCTTCTCCTGGGCTTGGGTGGGTTCGTGGGCCCACTGTCCCGCCTCGGCTCGCGCGGCGGAAATGCTGCCTGCCTCCGGATTCGATAGAGGGCCGCTATTGGCTGTCACCGTGCGGCTCGTGCATCATCCGGCTTTGACGACTGCCGGCGACGGCACGAGGTGTGACGTGACATCGACCAGAACCTTGGCCGAAGCTCTGGCCGAGATCATCGCCATGAATGCGCCGCTGGGCGAGCGGCTAGCCGCCTATGCCAAGGCACTGCGGGAGGTCGAATCTCCCTTCGCTGAAGAATATGATCGCCTCGTCGAACGGGTTCGCCGCGGCCTGGTCGGTGCCGACGCGCCCGAGCCCGGCGACGTGATGCCGCCTTTCCTGCTTCTGGATTCGTCCGGGCGCATGGTCGGCCTTGACGAATTGCTGGCAGAAGGCCCGCTCGTCGTCAGCTTCAACCGTGGCCATTGGTGCCCGTTCTGCAAGATCGAGCTCACTGCGCTTGCCGCCGCCCGCCGCGACTTCGACGAACTGGGTGCCCGGACGATCTCCATCATGCCCGAGCGGCAGCCCTTCACCGGTCCGCTTCAGGCCAGCCTGGGCGATAGGGTGCTCATCCTGACGGACATGGACAATGAGTATGCGCTGTCGCTCGGCCTCGTCATCTGGGTGGGCGACGCCATTCGTGACCTGATGATTGGCTGGGGCCCTCGGCTGGACGAGTTCCAGGGCAATGACACCTGGTTCCTGCCGCTGCCCGCGACCTTCGTTGTCGGCCGCGACGGCCACGTGCGGGCGCGCTATGTGGATGCTGACTTCCGCACGCGCATGGAAATCGCGGACATCGTACGGGCGCTGCGCTCGGAATAG